Proteins encoded by one window of Halosolutus amylolyticus:
- a CDS encoding 2Fe-2S iron-sulfur cluster-binding protein has protein sequence MTSHDVTLEWPDGRSDTVTVEPRETVLEAALREGIRLPYDCREGTCTTCVGRLLAVDGDDSAAGGGGGSDADDAKSSDRRSIDAATAFDYRRPPAALTEREHADGYVLLCIALAQADCRVAVGPRIRAEIGDSPWG, from the coding sequence ATGACCAGCCACGACGTGACGCTGGAGTGGCCGGACGGCCGAAGCGACACCGTGACGGTCGAGCCCCGGGAGACGGTACTCGAGGCGGCCCTGCGGGAAGGGATTCGCTTACCGTACGACTGTCGGGAGGGGACCTGTACGACCTGCGTGGGTCGACTGCTCGCGGTCGACGGGGACGATTCTGCCGCCGGTGGCGGAGGCGGGTCGGACGCCGACGACGCGAAATCCAGCGACCGCAGATCGATCGACGCCGCGACGGCGTTCGACTACCGACGCCCGCCGGCGGCGCTGACGGAGCGAGAGCACGCGGACGGCTACGTCCTGCTGTGTATCGCCCTGGCACAAGCGGACTGTCGCGTCGCGGTCGGGCCGCGGATTCGCGCCGAAATCGGCGACAGCCCGTGGGGATGA
- a CDS encoding 2Fe-2S iron-sulfur cluster-binding protein, with product MARYDVTLDRVGGPTRTIEVDEDETVLEASRRSGIPLPYGCRTGACGTCVGRLLAIEGAESGGGATDADGAPIDVADAFAYRREPRALKPRHRNDGYVLLCIARPRANSRVAVGSRVQTELVDNPWK from the coding sequence ATGGCTCGCTACGACGTCACTCTCGACCGGGTCGGCGGCCCGACACGGACGATCGAGGTCGACGAAGACGAGACGGTACTCGAGGCCTCACGGCGGAGTGGGATCCCGTTACCGTACGGGTGTCGGACCGGCGCGTGCGGTACCTGCGTGGGTCGGTTGCTGGCGATCGAGGGGGCGGAGAGCGGTGGCGGCGCAACCGACGCGGATGGAGCGCCGATCGACGTCGCGGACGCGTTCGCGTACCGACGCGAACCGCGAGCGCTGAAACCCCGCCATCGGAACGACGGCTACGTCCTCCTGTGTATCGCCAGGCCCCGGGCGAACAGTCGAGTCGCCGTCGGCTCGCGGGTACAGACGGAACTGGTCGACAACCCCTGGAAGTGA